From Methanobacterium congolense, one genomic window encodes:
- the argS gene encoding arginine--tRNA ligase, whose protein sequence is MYRILEKEAVKALENAVSALGWELLDKIKVEEPPSSDMGDVASSLSFQLAKELKRSPMEITQEILGKIETPSIFEKVESKGPYINFFANNEKFSKLVLEALDDDYGALEPKNTKIMLEHTSANPNGPLHIGHIRNSIIGDSLTRILKKAGYEVETQYYVNDMGRQIAMIVWGLLNPDYVNYEMDEAGKPDHEIGKLYFNVNEVMRAQPELKGEINKILKRYEKGKEEKLGELFKGVVEKCVQGIKVTSERLNVHHDAFVWESTFIKNGDVERILKSLEGRIKTNEVPYLDLEEYGIDKELILARSDGTSLYATRDLAYHLYKSNNSDKMVDILGSDHKLAVKQLSIALEMIGGSAPEVIFYEFITLPEGSMSTRRGVFISVDELMDEAVERATKEIEARRSDLTDNEKAEIAEKIGIGAIRYFIARLSPEKHIVFKWDEALSFERGCASIQYSHARACKLLEKAGISETIDPATVMDWNLEDPAEIELVKIVSKFTTVIEESARINRVHPVAQYAMDLAGAFNKFYKSVPVIGSDKEDLRLLIVDKARITIRNSLELMGIDAPESM, encoded by the coding sequence ATGTACAGAATTCTGGAAAAAGAAGCAGTCAAAGCATTAGAAAATGCCGTCAGTGCCCTTGGATGGGAACTGCTGGATAAAATAAAGGTGGAAGAACCACCGAGCTCAGATATGGGAGACGTTGCAAGTTCACTGTCATTTCAACTTGCAAAGGAACTTAAAAGGTCCCCAATGGAAATAACACAGGAAATACTTGGAAAAATTGAAACACCATCCATATTTGAGAAGGTGGAGTCCAAGGGCCCCTACATAAACTTCTTTGCAAACAATGAAAAATTTTCAAAACTCGTTTTAGAGGCTTTGGATGATGATTATGGAGCCCTTGAACCAAAAAATACCAAAATAATGCTCGAACACACCTCAGCAAATCCAAATGGACCCCTTCACATAGGACACATACGTAACTCCATAATAGGGGATTCATTAACAAGGATACTCAAAAAAGCTGGCTACGAGGTTGAAACCCAGTACTACGTGAACGACATGGGCCGTCAGATAGCCATGATCGTCTGGGGACTATTGAACCCTGATTACGTGAATTATGAAATGGATGAAGCTGGAAAACCCGACCATGAAATTGGAAAACTCTACTTCAACGTCAACGAAGTTATGCGTGCCCAACCTGAACTCAAAGGGGAGATCAACAAGATACTGAAGAGATACGAGAAGGGAAAAGAAGAAAAACTTGGAGAACTCTTCAAAGGCGTTGTTGAAAAATGTGTTCAGGGCATAAAGGTCACTTCAGAGCGTTTGAATGTCCACCACGATGCATTCGTGTGGGAAAGCACCTTCATAAAAAACGGGGACGTTGAAAGGATATTAAAATCCCTTGAAGGCCGTATCAAAACTAACGAGGTCCCATACCTTGATCTTGAGGAGTATGGAATAGACAAGGAGTTAATACTTGCTAGATCAGATGGAACATCACTTTACGCCACAAGAGACCTTGCATATCACCTTTACAAATCCAATAACTCTGATAAGATGGTTGATATTCTTGGATCCGATCACAAGCTTGCAGTGAAACAGTTGAGCATTGCACTGGAGATGATCGGAGGAAGCGCCCCTGAAGTTATATTCTACGAGTTCATAACCCTGCCTGAAGGTTCCATGTCCACAAGACGTGGAGTATTCATCAGTGTTGATGAACTCATGGATGAAGCAGTTGAAAGGGCCACGAAGGAGATCGAAGCCAGAAGATCCGATCTAACAGACAATGAAAAGGCAGAGATTGCAGAGAAAATTGGTATTGGGGCCATAAGATATTTCATAGCACGCCTATCCCCTGAAAAGCACATAGTGTTCAAGTGGGATGAGGCCCTGAGCTTTGAACGTGGCTGTGCATCTATACAGTACTCCCATGCCCGTGCATGCAAGCTTCTGGAGAAAGCAGGCATTTCAGAGACCATCGATCCCGCCACTGTAATGGATTGGAACCTTGAGGATCCCGCTGAGATCGAGCTTGTCAAGATCGTGTCCAAGTTCACAACGGTTATAGAGGAATCTGCTAGGATAAACCGAGTTCATCCTGTTGCACAGTACGCAATGGACCTTGCAGGTGCATTCAACAAGTTCTACAAATCTGTTCCGGTAATTGGATCAGATAAAGAAGATTTAAGGCTTTTAATCGTGGACAAGGCCAGAATAACCATCAGAAACTCCCTGGAACTTATGGGAATCGATGCTCCAGAGTCAATGTGA
- a CDS encoding signal peptidase I, with amino-acid sequence MSDKKEILSYVAIIIIGIILAQHMNVVVSGSMEPTFYRGDIVVIEKTDFLGFNEINASNLKVGDIVVYHATWFNEPVIHRIIQVNETADGKKYYVIKGDNNPVSDPYVVYPDQIAAKVVTIGNNPLVIPKIGYITIWIRGL; translated from the coding sequence ATGTCGGATAAGAAGGAAATACTGAGTTACGTTGCCATAATAATAATAGGAATCATACTCGCCCAGCACATGAACGTGGTGGTTTCTGGAAGTATGGAACCTACTTTTTACAGGGGAGACATTGTTGTAATTGAAAAGACAGATTTCTTAGGATTTAATGAGATAAATGCAAGTAACTTAAAGGTTGGGGACATCGTTGTCTACCATGCCACATGGTTCAATGAACCCGTTATCCACAGGATCATCCAGGTGAATGAAACCGCAGATGGTAAGAAGTACTACGTTATCAAGGGGGATAACAATCCAGTTTCAGACCCCTACGTTGTGTATCCAGATCAGATCGCTGCCAAAGTGGTTACCATTGGAAATAATCCTCTGGTTATACCGAAAATAGGTTACATAACAATATGGATAAGGGGTTTGTGA